DNA from Variovorax sp. PBL-H6:
CCGACTTGATGCCGTTCTTGGGCGCCCAGTCGCCCATGGCAACCGAGACCTGCGGCAGCGTGAAGCTGGTGCGCACGACGTAGGGCGAGGCCTCGGTGATGCTCGAGGTGGCGGCGGCCATCACCACCATTGGCGTCTTCGACTGGGTGGCGATCGGCGCGGTGGCCATGGCGGACGGCGTGATGCCGAAGCCGGCCAGCACGTTGACCTTGTCATTCACCACCAGCTCCTGCGCCAGGCGCTTGGTCACGTCGGGCAGGCTGGTGTCGTCCTTGACGATCAGCTCGACCTTCCTGCCCGCCACGGTGTCGCCGTTCTGCGCCATGTAAAGCCGGGCCGCGGCCTCGATCTGACGGCCGGTGGTGGCCTGCTGACCTGTCATCGGCAGCACCAGGCCGATCTTGAAGGTGTTGCCCTGGGCCTGCGCCAGCGGCATGGCGAGGGCGAGGGCCGTGAGGCTCGCGGCCTGCAGGAGGTGGCGACGTTGCATGGAAGTCTCCTTGTGATGGGGATCTGAACGGGGCGTATTGTGATCAATCAAAATCATGTTGGCGCCTTGGCAAACACCTAAGGCGCCCATGTCATCGATCCACGGTTCTGCATTCTGCGCGATACATCGACCACTTGCGCGATGATCGCGCAAGCTCCTGACCGTCACGGCGCGTCCGGTCGCCAGGCGGAATCGAGCGTGATGCTGCCGACGGCGCGCGACACGCAGGCGCAGATGCGCCGGCCTTCGCGCTTCTCCTTTTCGCTGAGGAACACGTCGCGGTGGTCGATCTCGCCGTCCACGGCGAGCACGTCCATGGCGCACAGGCCGCATTCGCCGCGGCGGCAGTCCCACAGCGTCTGCACGCCCGCGGCTTCGAGCGCTTCGAGCAGACTGCTTTCCGCGGGCACCTGGATGCGGAGGTCATGGCGCGGAATGCGGACTTCGAATGCCTGCACGGGCAGCCGGCCGCTGCTGCCGAACGTCTCGAAGCGCAGGTCCGCCGGTGCCCGCCCCGCCCCCATCCAGGCGCGCTTCACCGCCTCCAGCATCGGCACGGGCCCGCAGGTGTAGAGCTGGCCTCCGTGGGGCAGCGCCGCGATCTCGGCAGCGAAATCGATGGACGCATTGCCGATGTGGGTCTGGACGCTGCTGGTCTCCGGGCTTCCCAGCGCGGCCTGCAGCAATGGCAGATAGGCCAGCTCCTCGCTGCTGCGCGCGCCGTAGAGCATGCGCACCGGCACACCCTTGCGTGCGGCCAGCGCGCCGAGGCGCTGCGCCATCAACACCATCGGCGTGATGCCGATGCCGCCCGCGACCAGCAGGTAGCCGGGCGCCGTGATGTCGAGCCCGAAGTGGTTCTGCGGCTGCGTCAGCAGCAGCCGATCGCCGGGCGCCAGTCGCCACATCGCGAGCGAGCCGCCCCGGCCGTCGTCGAGGCGCTTGACGGCGATGCGCCAGGTGCGCCCGTCCGGCTCGCCCACGAGCGAGTAGTGGCGCGTCTGCACCCGGCCTGCGCCCGGCACCCCGACCAGCACCTGGACCTGGAGATGGGACCCCGGCTCGTAGCCGCCGGCCATGCCCGACTCGGGGGTGAGCTCGAACTCGCGCACGGTGGGCGTCAGATCGCGGCAGGCCGTGATGCGCGCAGGCATCCAGTGGATTTCGCTGTTCATCGCAGGAATGTTGTGTTCAGGCCCGCCGGCGAATCAGCTGCACGCCCGGCAGCGGATGGCCGTGCGCGCCGTGCAGCGCCTCGCGCAGGTTGCGCTGCGCGAGGCGGCTGTGCTCGCGCATCAGCGACTCGGCACGCGAGCCCTCACGGTTCTCGACCGCGTCCAGCACCTGGCCGTGCTGGTCCTGTGCGATCACGAGCATGTCGCGCGCGGCCGGCGAGTTGGCCTGCACCACCACGAAGGCGGAGGGCGATGCAAATGGAAGGTTGATCACGCGCTCCATCTGTTGCGCAAGAAGCGGGCTATCGGCCATCTCGGACAGCAGCCGATGGAATTGCCCGTTGAATTCGACGTAGCGCGAGAAAGCCGCGTCGTCGAGCGCGGGCTCCCTCAGCAGTTCGTCGATGCGGCGCAGGCAGGCGCGGGCCTCGCGCAGCACCACGGGCGCCGCGCCGCGCTCGGCCGCCAACCGCGCCGACAAGCCTTCGAGCGTGCCGCGCAGCTCGATGGCGTCGGCAACGTCGCGCTCGGAAAACGTGCGCACCGCGTAGCCGCCGTTCGGCAGGGCCTCGAGCAGGCCTTCCTGCTCGAGCCGCATGAGCGCGCTGCGCACCGGTGTGCGCGACACGCCCAGTTGCTCCGAGATCGCGACCTCGGCGATGCGCGTGCCGCCCGGCAGCTCGCCGGCCAGCACCATTTCGCGCAGCCGCAGCTGGGCCTTCACGGCCTGCGAGCTGCCGGCCTCGCTGCCTTCCGCGCCGACGCTCACGCGCCCTCCGTCACCGGCGCCGGCCGGATCGGAATGGTGGGCGCAACCGGCCGCTCCTTCGCGATCAACTGGTCGATCAACCGGCGCGCCCACATTGCGCCGGCGTCGATGTTGAGGTTGTTGAAATCGCGTCCGGGGCGCTCGTCCATCGCGCGCTGCTGCGCCTCGAGCACCAGCTCGTCCTCGCGGAAGATGCCGGCCACGCCCTCGCGCAGCTCGTGCGTGAGCCGCTGCTCGCCAATGCAATAGTTGCGCGCGAACGCCCAGAAATAGAGGCAGGTGGTGTCGGTCTCGGGCGTGATGGTGTTGAGCACATAGCCATTCACACCCTGGCTGCGATCGCCTGGATCACCGTCGCGCGGCACCGCGCCGCTGCCTGCCGGCGCGACGCCCACGTCGATGTTGACGGTGCATGGGCCCTCGAAGCGGATGATCTGCCAACGGTCGACCTTGCCCTCGTAGCCACGCGCATGGCGGATCTGCGCAGCCCAGAACGGCGGCGCGTCGATGTTCTCCATCCAGCGCGTGACAGTGGCCGAGCGATCGCCGTGCGTCGCGACGAAAGGCGCCTCTGCCACTGCGCGGTTGCCGATCGAGGAGCCGTGCACGAAGGTCTCGTGCGTGAGGTCCATCAGGTTGTCGACCACCAGCCGGTAGTCGCAGGCCACGCGGATCATCTTGCCGTCGCCGGCCCAGGCCGGGTCGTCGTTCCAGTGCATGTCGGGCACCAGCGCCGGGTCGGCCTTGGCAGGGTCGCCGGGCCAGACCCAGACGAAGCGGTGCTTCTCCACCACCGGGTAGGCGCGCACGCAGGCCGACGGATTGAGTGTCTCCTGGCTCGGCATGTGGGTGCAGCGGCCCTGGCTGTTGTAGACCAGGCCGTGGTAGCCGCAGACCAGTTCGTCGCCCTCCAACCGACCGAGGGACAGCGGCATCAGGCGGTGCCAGCAAACGTCCTCCAGTGCGGCGACCTGGCCATCACTGCGTCGGTACAGCACCAGCTTCTGGTTGCAGACAGTGCGGGCGAGCAAGCTGTGCTTGAGCTCGACGTCGTAGGCCGCCGCATACCAGGCATCGAGGGGGAAGGGACTTTTGGAGCGACTCATAGGATACGCAATGTATACATTGAGAAGTCAAAATCCAATACCTAGTGGCTTTTTTAAGGGAAAACACCAACATCACTGTATCCATCCGAGCCAATTCCCGACCGTTTACGATCGCTCGTTCCTTTCCAAGATTTCGACGGAGCCCACCATGTCCGAACACGCCCGCCTGCCCGCCCGCTATGACCACGTCGGCAGCTTTTTGCGTCCCCAGTACCTGCTCGAAGCCCGCGAGCAGAAAGCCAAGGGCGAGATCACGCCCGAACAGCTGCGCAAGGTCGAAGACAAGGCCATCACCGAGATCGTGAAGTTCCAGGAGGACATCGGCCTCAAGAGCATCACCGACGGCGAGTTCCGCCGGACCTATTTCCACATCGACTTCCTGGAGCAGCTCGGTGGCGTGAAGACCGACATCCCGGTCACCATCCGCAAGCCGGACGGCACCGAAGAGCTCGCCCCACCGGTGATGCGCGTCATCGACAAGGTGACCCACGCCAAGGCCATCCAGCTCGCCGACTTCCAGTACCTCAAGAGCCAGGTCTCGCCCGGCAACACGCCCAAGGTCACCATCCCCTCGCCGACCATGCTGCACTTCCGCGGCGGCCGCGCGGGGATCAGCAAGCAGGCCTACCCCGAGCTCGACCCGGTCTTCTACGACGACGTGGCCCGCGCCTACGGCGACGAGCTGCGCTCGCTCGCCGAGGCGGGCTGCACCTACGTGCAGATGGACGACACCAATCTCGCCTACCTGTGCGACGAGAAGATGCGCGAGGCGGCCCGCCAGCGCGGCGATGACCCCAACGAGCTGCCGCACCGCTACGCCGCCTTCATCAACAAGGTGGTGGCGCAGAAGCCCGCGGGCATGACGCTCGCGATGCACTTGTGCCGCGGCAACTTCAAGAGCACCCATGCCGCGGCCGGCAACTACGAACCCGTCGCCGAGGCCCTGCTCAAGGAGATGGACCTGGACGCGTACTTCCTCGAGTACGACGACGCACGCTCGGGCGACTTCCGGCCGCTGCGCTTCCTGCCCAAGGGCAAGACCGTGGTGCTCGGCCTGGTGACCACCAAGTTCGGCCAGCTCGAAGACAAGAACGAGCTCAAGGAGCGCATCGAGGCTGCGGCCAAGTACGTGCCGCTGGAGCAGCTCGCGCTGTCGCCGCAATGCGGTTTCTCCAGCACGGTGCACGGCAACAAGATCGCGGTCGAGGACCAGCGCAGCAAGCTGCGGCTGGTGGTCGAGACCGCGCAGGAGGTCTGGGGCTCCGCCTGAGGTGCAGGTCCGGTGAAGTCGCGGCATGATCGCGCTCCATGAAGCTCTTCACCGGCCCCCTCAGCATGTTCGGCGCCAAGGCGCAGATCGCCGCCCTCGAGAAAGGCATCGCGATCGAAGCCGTCATGGTGCCTTTCGACAAGGACGACAACTACCTGCCCAAACACCCCGAGGTGCTGCGCGTCAATCCCAAGCGGCAGGTGCCGGTGCTGATCGACGACGAGGTCGAGGTGTTCGACTCGACGCAGATCTTCGAGTACCTCGAGGACAAGGTGCCCGAGCCGCCGCTCTGGCCGCGTGACATCACCGGCCGCGCCCGGGCCCGCCAGCTCGAGCACCTGTCCGACGAGGTGTTCTTCCCGCACGTGATCAAGCTGATGGGCTTGCAGCACGACATGCGCAGCGATGCGGCAGTGACGGCCTGCGCCGCCTGTACCCGCTTCTACGAGCAGATGGAAGAGCGCCTGGCGCACGCCGACCACCTGGCCGGCCCCTACTCCTTCGCCGACATCGCGTTCTACATGGCCCAGGTCTTCGCCGACCGCAAGGGGGCCGGCATGACGGACGCCACGCCCCGCCTGCTGGCCTGGCGCGAGCGCGTGGGTGCGCGTGGGGCAGTGCGTGCCGTGGTCGGGCCGATGATGCGCTTCCTTGCATCGGAGGGACGGCCGGTACCTGCCGCCCTCCAGTCGCAACTCGAGCCCGTCAATTCCTGAATCGGGCCATCGCCGCGTGAACCGAATCGACGACTGGCTGGACTGGCTGCCTTCGCCGTCGCAGCACCTGCTGGTCGTCACCTTCGCGTTGCTGGTCTATGTGCTGACCACGCGCGGGCGACGTGAGCATCGCGCGCCCGCCACGGCGATCGCCTGGGTCATGGGTCTTGCGCTGCTGCCCTACCTCATCCTGCCGACGTACCTGTTGTTCGGCCAGCGCAAGCTGCGGCCCTCGGGTTCGCCCCGGCCCCCGCGCTCGATACCGGCCGGCCACTGGGCCGCCGACCTGATCGAGAGCTTCGGCCTCGCACCGCCCGGCCCCAGCCCGGTACGCTTCCACCCCGACGGCGGCGCTGCGCGAGACGCGCTGTGGGAGGTGATCGAGGGCGCGCGCACGCGCATCGATGTCTGCTCCTTCATCATCGGCGACGATGCGCTGGGGCACGAGGCGATCAACCGGCTGTCGCGCCGCGCGCGCGAAGGCATCAAGGTGCGCGTGCTGCTCGACGGCTTCGGCGCGCTGTCGCTGCCGCGCCATCACTTCGACACGCTGCGCGATGCCGGCGCGGAGATCGCGGTGTTCCGCCCCATCTTCGGCCTGCGCCGCACGGGGCCACGCAACCTGCGCAACCACCGCAAGCTCACCATCGCCGACGATGGCTGGCTCTGGTCGGGCGGGCGCAACCTCGCGGGCGAATACTTCCTCGGCAACCACGAGCACCCGCAGCCTTGGCGCGACCTGTCCTTCGACCTGCGGGGCAGCGTGGCCGCCGCCGCGGCTCGCCAGTTCGACCACGACTGGGCCTCGGTGCGCGGGCGCAAGCCGCGCGCCATCGCAGCCGACGAGCCGCCAGCCGGCGAGCTCGCCCAGTTCCTGCCCAGCGGGCCCGACCAGACCGAGGACACCGCTCACGCGCTGCTGATCGACGCCTGCTTTCGCGCGGAGCACCGCCTCCTCGCGATCACGCCCTACTTCGTGCCCGGCGACGGTCTGCGCGATGCGCTGCGGCTGGCAGCGCGGCGCGGCGTGCAGGTCACGATCGCGATGCCGGCGCGATCCAACCATCGGTTGGCCGACTTCGTGCGCGCCAGGGCCATGCGCGACCTCGCGCGCGCCGGCGTCAGCTTTCGCATGCTGCCCTTCATGGCGCACGCCAAGGCCGTCGTGGTGGACGAACAGCTGGCACTGTGCGGGTCGATCAACCTCGACATGCGCAGCCTGCTGCTGAACCATGAGGCGGCCGTCGTGTTCTACGGCGCCGAGCAGATCGACTGGCTCGCGCAGTGGATCGAGACCACCGCCTCGGCCGGCGAGACCTACCGCGCACGGCGGCCCGGCCTGGTGCGCGACGTGGCGGAAGGCCTGCTGCTGACGATCGCGTACCAGCTGTGACGGACCCTAGTCGTCCTTGGGCCGCTTCGCGGGCTCCAGGTTGGTATAGCTCGCGTTGCCCATCCCCGTACCGATGGTCAGCACCGCCCAGCGCTTGAGGTCACGCATGAAGGGCAATTCGCTGAGCCCCTGCACCACGGCGTCGTTGTGCATCAGCACCATGGTCGGGATGCCGCGGATGGTCGGGATCTTCCTGGCCAGTTCGGTGGGCAGATGGAAGTGCTCGCTGGTCCAGTCGCCGGGCATGTTCTGCGCGCCGCGCGCGATCGAGCCGTCCTTGCGGATCAGGCCTGGGCAGCCGATGCCGACGAAGGGTGCGAGGCGGATGCCCTTCTTCTCGCAATAGCGGACCTGCGCCTCGAGCATTTCCGCCAGCCGTGCGACCAGTTCGCGGCGATTCGGGCCGTCGTCGGCGTGGCGCCACTTCTCGCGCCGCAGCACCTTCGCCTTCGACAGGTCGGCTGCGCGCTTGCGCCGCGTCTTCACGATGCCGCAACGCACATTGGTGCCGCCGATGTCCAGCGCGAGGATGGCGTCGTAGTGCTCCAGCAGCTCGGGCGGGGTCAGGTGCAGCCAGCCGAGCAGTCCCGCGTCGTCGGGCTCGTGGCAGATTCGCGCAAGTTGCACCTGCACCTTCATCTCCTGGAGGATCGCGGCCGCCTGCAGCACCGCGCGCTCGCCCACGTCGCTTTCCGGGAAGCCGCCGCCGACCACGATGCGCTCGACGCCCTGCCATGACGGCTGCCGCAGGAAGCTCCGGATGACGTCAGCCAGCGACTCGGCGAACTCCTCGATGGCGGCATGGACCACGTCGGTGGCCTCCGTGGCCTTGCCGGCCTTCAACGCCGCATCGAGCGTGCCCTTTGCCAGATCCCTGGAATGCTGGTGCCCCAGCGGGTCGCGTTTGCCCTTCTTGCGAACGCGACGGCGCCAGCGCTCGAGCAGCTCGCGGAAAGCCGTCTGGCTGGCCTGGTCGCCCAGGAAGCCCTGCTCGCCGCGCAACTGGAGGCTGTAGCCCTCGACCAGCACCGACGGCAATTCCTTGGCTCCATGGATGTCAGCCGATGGCGGCGGCGGCGCGAAACGGTCGTCGCTGTGGCTGCTGTTTTTTTTGCTCTTCGTCGGTCGCGCCTTGTGCGTCTTGTCCTTGTGCGTCTTGTTCTCGGGGGCCATGCAGTCCTTCGCGGGTTTCGGGTGGGTTGTTCAGTCGGCCGTGGCTTCGAGGATAAGGCGCGTGGTCTCCTCAGGCGCGTCCCAGTGCGGGAAGTGGCCGCAGCGCTCGAACCAGTGCAGGCGTGCCCCGGGGTAGAGCTGCATGGCCCGCGCTGCTTGCCGCGGGAGGCAGACGCGGTCGAGCCGCCCCCAACCGATCACCAGGGGGCTGGTCAAGCTGCCCGCAGCCGCGCCCTGCAGCGCCGGCTCTCGCAGAAGCGCACGCAACATCGCGCCGTACGAGCACGCGGATGCATAGCTGCGCATTTCCTCGAGCACCATGGAAGGCGGCAAAGCGGCGGGCTGCACCGAGAACCGGGCCAGCAGGAGCCTGCGCGACCAGTCGTGCGCGCTCAGGGTCGGCATGGCAAATTGCAGGCTGCGCGCCAGCCGGTGCGCAAACCAGGCCGAGGCGGCGAAGACGAAGCGCTCCCAGCCCAGCCAGAAGCCGCCCGGCCCGAGCGACACCACCGAGCCCAGTACGCCGCCGCGCCTCGCCAGCTCGAGCAGCAGTTGCGCCCCGACCGAGCTGCCGGCCGCATCGGTGCCGATCAGCTCGTGCTCCCGAAGGAATTGCGCGAGCGCGTCGGCCATCGTCTGCAGCGAGACCTCGCCGTCCAGTGGCGGACTCTTGCCGAAGCCGGGCAGGTCGATCGCGGTCACGCTTCGCTGTGCGGCCAGCGGTTCCATGATGCCTTGCCACGAGCGCCAGCTGCTGCCCAGTCCGTGGACGAGCAGCAGCGACTTGCCTTGGCCACGCCGGACGTAATTGATGAGCACGATCGGCACTCTGCTGGCAGGGGGCACGGCACCGCATCAGCCCCGCTCACGATCTCCTGTAGGAGCGCAACCTGTCGGACTCCGGGGCACGTCGATACACTGCGCCGGATGCATTGCCTGCACCCCCTGCGGCTTCTCGCCTTGTTCTGCCTGGCCCTGCTCTGCGCTGCCGCATCCTCGCAGGCGCAGGAAGCGAGCCTCGACATCGGCTCGAAGCGCTTCACAGAGTCCTACATCCTGGCCGAGGTACTTGCGCAGACCGCCGCACCCCATCTGCCCGCGCCGCCGCGGTTGCGGCAGGGACTGGGGAACACCGCGATCGTCTACGAGGCCCTGCGTTCCGGCAGCATCGATCTCTACGCCGAGTACACCGGCACCATCGCGCTGGAGATCCTCAAGAATCCGCAGCCCATGACGCGCGAGGCGATGAACGCAGCGCTCGCGCCGCTCGGGCTCGGCATCGCCATCCCGCTCGGCTTCAACGACGGCTATGCATTGGCCATGCGCGCAGCCGATGCCGATCGGCTCGGCGTGCGCACCCTCGGCGACCTGGCGCGCCATCCCGAGCTGCGGCTTGGGCTGTCCAACGAATTCATCGGCCGCGCCGACGGCTGGCAAGGCCTGGCCGCGCGCTACGGCTTCACACAGAAGCCCATCGGGCTGGACCATGGGCTGGCCTACGACGCGATGACGGCGAAGCAGGTCGACGTCATCGACATCTACACCACGGACGCCAAGATCGAGCACCTCGGCCTGCGCGTGCTGACCGACGACCGCGGCTACTTCCCGCGCTACGACGCGGTGGTCCTGTATCGGCTGGACGTGCCCGCGCGCTGGCCGGCGGCCTGGGCCGCGCTGCAGAAGCTCGAGGGCCGCATCGACGAGCGCGCCATGATCGCGATGAACGCACGTGCCGAACTGCAGGGTGCGGCCTTCGACGTGATCGCGCGCGATTTCCTGGCGCAAGGTGGCGTGGGCGGGAAGGCCGTCGCCGGCGCCAGCGGCAGCGAAGGTGCGCGCGGCTTCGTCGCCAAGCTCTTCGGCCCCGACCTCGGCCGGCTCGCGCGCCAGCATCTTCTGCTCGTGGCGATCTCGGTGGGTCTGGCGATCCTGATCGCCGTGCCGTTGGGGATTG
Protein-coding regions in this window:
- a CDS encoding glutathione S-transferase family protein, which encodes MKLFTGPLSMFGAKAQIAALEKGIAIEAVMVPFDKDDNYLPKHPEVLRVNPKRQVPVLIDDEVEVFDSTQIFEYLEDKVPEPPLWPRDITGRARARQLEHLSDEVFFPHVIKLMGLQHDMRSDAAVTACAACTRFYEQMEERLAHADHLAGPYSFADIAFYMAQVFADRKGAGMTDATPRLLAWRERVGARGAVRAVVGPMMRFLASEGRPVPAALQSQLEPVNS
- a CDS encoding phospholipase D-like domain-containing protein, with the protein product MNRIDDWLDWLPSPSQHLLVVTFALLVYVLTTRGRREHRAPATAIAWVMGLALLPYLILPTYLLFGQRKLRPSGSPRPPRSIPAGHWAADLIESFGLAPPGPSPVRFHPDGGAARDALWEVIEGARTRIDVCSFIIGDDALGHEAINRLSRRAREGIKVRVLLDGFGALSLPRHHFDTLRDAGAEIAVFRPIFGLRRTGPRNLRNHRKLTIADDGWLWSGGRNLAGEYFLGNHEHPQPWRDLSFDLRGSVAAAAARQFDHDWASVRGRKPRAIAADEPPAGELAQFLPSGPDQTEDTAHALLIDACFRAEHRLLAITPYFVPGDGLRDALRLAARRGVQVTIAMPARSNHRLADFVRARAMRDLARAGVSFRMLPFMAHAKAVVVDEQLALCGSINLDMRSLLLNHEAAVVFYGAEQIDWLAQWIETTASAGETYRARRPGLVRDVAEGLLLTIAYQL
- a CDS encoding ROK family protein, producing the protein MAPENKTHKDKTHKARPTKSKKNSSHSDDRFAPPPPSADIHGAKELPSVLVEGYSLQLRGEQGFLGDQASQTAFRELLERWRRRVRKKGKRDPLGHQHSRDLAKGTLDAALKAGKATEATDVVHAAIEEFAESLADVIRSFLRQPSWQGVERIVVGGGFPESDVGERAVLQAAAILQEMKVQVQLARICHEPDDAGLLGWLHLTPPELLEHYDAILALDIGGTNVRCGIVKTRRKRAADLSKAKVLRREKWRHADDGPNRRELVARLAEMLEAQVRYCEKKGIRLAPFVGIGCPGLIRKDGSIARGAQNMPGDWTSEHFHLPTELARKIPTIRGIPTMVLMHNDAVVQGLSELPFMRDLKRWAVLTIGTGMGNASYTNLEPAKRPKDD
- a CDS encoding PDR/VanB family oxidoreductase, whose product is MNSEIHWMPARITACRDLTPTVREFELTPESGMAGGYEPGSHLQVQVLVGVPGAGRVQTRHYSLVGEPDGRTWRIAVKRLDDGRGGSLAMWRLAPGDRLLLTQPQNHFGLDITAPGYLLVAGGIGITPMVLMAQRLGALAARKGVPVRMLYGARSSEELAYLPLLQAALGSPETSSVQTHIGNASIDFAAEIAALPHGGQLYTCGPVPMLEAVKRAWMGAGRAPADLRFETFGSSGRLPVQAFEVRIPRHDLRIQVPAESSLLEALEAAGVQTLWDCRRGECGLCAMDVLAVDGEIDHRDVFLSEKEKREGRRICACVSRAVGSITLDSAWRPDAP
- a CDS encoding GntR family transcriptional regulator, yielding MSVGAEGSEAGSSQAVKAQLRLREMVLAGELPGGTRIAEVAISEQLGVSRTPVRSALMRLEQEGLLEALPNGGYAVRTFSERDVADAIELRGTLEGLSARLAAERGAAPVVLREARACLRRIDELLREPALDDAAFSRYVEFNGQFHRLLSEMADSPLLAQQMERVINLPFASPSAFVVVQANSPAARDMLVIAQDQHGQVLDAVENREGSRAESLMREHSRLAQRNLREALHGAHGHPLPGVQLIRRRA
- a CDS encoding aromatic ring-hydroxylating dioxygenase subunit alpha, giving the protein MSRSKSPFPLDAWYAAAYDVELKHSLLARTVCNQKLVLYRRSDGQVAALEDVCWHRLMPLSLGRLEGDELVCGYHGLVYNSQGRCTHMPSQETLNPSACVRAYPVVEKHRFVWVWPGDPAKADPALVPDMHWNDDPAWAGDGKMIRVACDYRLVVDNLMDLTHETFVHGSSIGNRAVAEAPFVATHGDRSATVTRWMENIDAPPFWAAQIRHARGYEGKVDRWQIIRFEGPCTVNIDVGVAPAGSGAVPRDGDPGDRSQGVNGYVLNTITPETDTTCLYFWAFARNYCIGEQRLTHELREGVAGIFREDELVLEAQQRAMDERPGRDFNNLNIDAGAMWARRLIDQLIAKERPVAPTIPIRPAPVTEGA
- a CDS encoding alpha/beta fold hydrolase; protein product: MLINYVRRGQGKSLLLVHGLGSSWRSWQGIMEPLAAQRSVTAIDLPGFGKSPPLDGEVSLQTMADALAQFLREHELIGTDAAGSSVGAQLLLELARRGGVLGSVVSLGPGGFWLGWERFVFAASAWFAHRLARSLQFAMPTLSAHDWSRRLLLARFSVQPAALPPSMVLEEMRSYASACSYGAMLRALLREPALQGAAAGSLTSPLVIGWGRLDRVCLPRQAARAMQLYPGARLHWFERCGHFPHWDAPEETTRLILEATAD
- a CDS encoding 5-methyltetrahydropteroyltriglutamate--homocysteine S-methyltransferase — protein: MSEHARLPARYDHVGSFLRPQYLLEAREQKAKGEITPEQLRKVEDKAITEIVKFQEDIGLKSITDGEFRRTYFHIDFLEQLGGVKTDIPVTIRKPDGTEELAPPVMRVIDKVTHAKAIQLADFQYLKSQVSPGNTPKVTIPSPTMLHFRGGRAGISKQAYPELDPVFYDDVARAYGDELRSLAEAGCTYVQMDDTNLAYLCDEKMREAARQRGDDPNELPHRYAAFINKVVAQKPAGMTLAMHLCRGNFKSTHAAAGNYEPVAEALLKEMDLDAYFLEYDDARSGDFRPLRFLPKGKTVVLGLVTTKFGQLEDKNELKERIEAAAKYVPLEQLALSPQCGFSSTVHGNKIAVEDQRSKLRLVVETAQEVWGSA
- a CDS encoding glycine betaine ABC transporter substrate-binding protein — protein: MHCLHPLRLLALFCLALLCAAASSQAQEASLDIGSKRFTESYILAEVLAQTAAPHLPAPPRLRQGLGNTAIVYEALRSGSIDLYAEYTGTIALEILKNPQPMTREAMNAALAPLGLGIAIPLGFNDGYALAMRAADADRLGVRTLGDLARHPELRLGLSNEFIGRADGWQGLAARYGFTQKPIGLDHGLAYDAMTAKQVDVIDIYTTDAKIEHLGLRVLTDDRGYFPRYDAVVLYRLDVPARWPAAWAALQKLEGRIDERAMIAMNARAELQGAAFDVIARDFLAQGGVGGKAVAGASGSEGARGFVAKLFGPDLGRLARQHLLLVAISVGLAILIAVPLGIAVFPHLRLRALVLGLAGLLQTVPSLALLAVLISLIGAIGTLPALIALTLYSLLPIMRNTVTGLAEVPVGLRLAGTALGMTGGQSLRLVLLPLALPTLLAGVRTATAIAIGTATIAAFIGAGGFGERIVTGLALNDRELLMAGAVPAAVLALFSEGVFEAVEYLLRRGRAG